A DNA window from Desulfurella sp. contains the following coding sequences:
- the argF gene encoding ornithine carbamoyltransferase, giving the protein MICHYLSPTDFDIQTTIKTIDLGLQIKEKIKKRQEFKPFKDLILAMIFEKSSTRTRVSFEAGFKKLGGQTIFLSSKDIQLGRGETIEDTAKVISSYCDIVMIRTFEHQRLIDFSLNSSSPVINGLSDLLHPCQSLTDMLTIKEHFGSFHNIKLAYVGDGNNMANSLLLHCAMLGIDISIACPKDYSPSGLIVKEAIEISKETNSNIIITDDPIEALSGANVVYTDVWTSMGQEDQKEKKHSILKKFQIDQKLCSFADSNFIFMHCLPAHRNEEVTADIIDGKHSVVFNQAENRLYAQMAIIFNLINKGVEL; this is encoded by the coding sequence ATGATTTGCCACTATTTAAGCCCAACGGATTTTGATATACAAACAACCATTAAAACCATAGATCTTGGTTTGCAAATAAAAGAAAAAATTAAAAAAAGACAGGAATTCAAGCCATTTAAAGATTTAATACTTGCAATGATATTTGAAAAGTCTTCGACAAGAACGAGGGTTTCATTTGAGGCTGGCTTTAAAAAACTTGGGGGCCAGACAATATTTTTGTCTTCAAAAGATATCCAGCTTGGGCGAGGCGAAACAATAGAAGATACAGCAAAAGTAATTTCAAGTTATTGTGATATTGTAATGATACGCACATTTGAGCATCAAAGGTTAATTGATTTTTCACTAAACTCAAGCTCTCCTGTAATAAATGGGTTAAGTGATCTGTTGCATCCCTGTCAGAGTCTGACAGATATGTTAACTATAAAGGAGCATTTTGGTAGTTTTCATAATATAAAATTAGCTTATGTTGGCGACGGAAACAATATGGCAAATTCTTTACTTTTGCATTGCGCTATGCTTGGTATTGATATATCAATTGCCTGTCCAAAGGACTATAGCCCAAGCGGTTTAATTGTAAAAGAAGCCATTGAGATTTCTAAAGAAACAAACTCAAATATAATTATAACAGATGATCCAATAGAAGCCCTAAGCGGTGCAAATGTCGTTTACACAGATGTTTGGACTTCTATGGGCCAGGAAGACCAAAAAGAAAAAAAACATTCAATATTAAAAAAATTTCAGATAGATCAAAAACTATGCTCATTTGCAGATAGTAATTTTATCTTTATGCATTGTCTGCCGGCTCATAGAAATGAAGAAGTTACAGCCGATATTATTGATGGCAAACATTCTGTGGTATTTAACCAGGCAGAAAATCGTTTATATGCTCAAATGGCAATAATTTTTAATTTAATAAATAAAGGAGTAGAGTTATGA